In Verrucomicrobiia bacterium, one genomic interval encodes:
- a CDS encoding ThuA domain-containing protein: protein MKFKQGKTFFALAVALLAMLSIHTQTASAADKLKALIIDGQNNHNWQQTTPILKAGLESSGRFTVEVATTAKSGVPMDFKPDFTKYDVIVLNYNGADWPEETKKAFEDYMKNGGGMVSVHAADNAFPHWEEYNKMIGVGGWGNRNANSGTMLRWRDGKVEHDHGGGGQHGQFFAWDVETRDAEHPIMKGLPEKWLHTPDELYSTLVGPAENVTVLATAKSDTTQQNEPILMTINYGKGRVFHTTMGHNDVSMKDVGFITTLNRGAEWAATGAVTIPVPDNFPTADKTSVWTGK from the coding sequence ATGAAATTCAAACAGGGAAAAACTTTTTTCGCGCTCGCGGTGGCGCTGCTCGCCATGCTTTCGATCCATACCCAAACGGCCAGCGCGGCGGATAAATTGAAGGCGCTGATCATTGACGGTCAAAATAATCACAACTGGCAGCAGACGACGCCGATTCTCAAGGCGGGCCTGGAAAGTTCGGGCCGCTTCACGGTGGAGGTCGCGACGACGGCTAAGTCGGGTGTGCCGATGGATTTCAAGCCGGACTTCACGAAGTATGATGTGATCGTGCTGAATTATAACGGCGCGGATTGGCCGGAGGAGACGAAGAAGGCGTTTGAGGATTATATGAAAAATGGCGGCGGCATGGTGAGTGTGCACGCGGCGGATAACGCATTTCCCCACTGGGAGGAATATAACAAGATGATCGGCGTGGGGGGCTGGGGGAATCGCAATGCAAATTCGGGGACGATGTTGCGCTGGCGCGATGGCAAGGTGGAGCATGATCACGGCGGTGGCGGACAGCACGGGCAATTTTTTGCGTGGGACGTCGAGACGCGCGACGCGGAGCATCCCATCATGAAGGGGTTGCCGGAAAAATGGCTGCATACGCCGGATGAACTTTATTCGACGCTGGTGGGCCCGGCGGAAAATGTGACGGTGCTGGCGACGGCGAAGTCGGACACGACGCAGCAGAACGAACCGATTTTAATGACGATCAATTACGGCAAGGGCCGCGTGTTTCATACGACGATGGGGCACAATGATGTTTCGATGAAGGACGTGGGTTTCATCACGACGCTGAATCGCGGCGCGGAATGGGCGGCGACGGGGGCGGTGACGATTCCGGTGCCGGATAATTTTCCGACGGCGGATAAGACGAGTGTTTGGACGGGGAAGTAA